The Parashewanella spongiae genome has a window encoding:
- a CDS encoding MGH1-like glycoside hydrolase domain-containing protein yields the protein MLSRRKFILSVAAFAASYPVLSKTLISTNNWPISSFVPNKKHKSLNKNLIPDPIFDKNPQLVNLYWEAWEQAWDHVKHQQNMPQSPYMDEAFSDDLNWIWDTCFMVHFCRYAPKKFPGIESLDNFYEVMYDGKNTPIKVHHIDNPPLFAWTEIEYFKLTGDKSRILHIEKKQYLQKHFEFFNAPPTGQTLPYGNKKVVLKKEKLGFIWNGNSSGMDNTPRGRSSGGYSKIYWLDALAQQGLSAKYIVEMAKITNNKPLQFEYEKKYHEIKQLINNHYWDEEEGFYFDINKKTGEKDKVWTPASYWVMLAEMCTPEQATRMLKHVMDPQKFGGKFPWVTLSRDDKDYDSKGQYWRGGIWLPTAYMGTKALEKYGFLEEANELATNLVNHIKNTYIDFSPHTIWEAYSPSKHLPSTGKSKYDGVNKKYGGNFARPHFCGWSALGPISMLIENVIGFYSIDASNSTVTWRLSQKSRHGIKNLIFGNINTDIIYEDGKVFVKSNKPYTLKINGSDYNIIAKEHTFIVS from the coding sequence ATGTTAAGTCGAAGAAAGTTTATATTATCAGTTGCAGCATTTGCGGCTTCATACCCAGTGTTGAGTAAAACGCTGATCAGTACAAATAACTGGCCTATCAGCAGTTTTGTCCCAAATAAAAAGCACAAATCATTAAATAAAAATCTCATTCCTGATCCAATTTTTGATAAAAATCCACAACTTGTAAACTTGTACTGGGAAGCTTGGGAGCAGGCATGGGATCATGTTAAACATCAACAGAATATGCCTCAGTCACCCTATATGGATGAAGCCTTCAGTGACGATTTAAATTGGATTTGGGACACTTGCTTTATGGTGCACTTTTGTCGATATGCACCTAAAAAGTTTCCGGGAATAGAGAGCTTAGATAACTTTTATGAAGTCATGTACGATGGCAAAAACACGCCAATTAAAGTTCACCATATAGATAACCCTCCTTTATTTGCTTGGACAGAGATTGAGTATTTTAAATTGACGGGTGATAAAAGTCGGATTCTTCATATTGAAAAAAAGCAATACCTCCAAAAACATTTCGAATTTTTTAATGCTCCTCCAACTGGACAAACTCTGCCATATGGCAATAAAAAAGTAGTATTAAAAAAAGAAAAACTAGGCTTTATATGGAACGGAAATTCAAGCGGAATGGACAATACGCCGCGTGGTCGCTCTTCAGGTGGTTATTCAAAAATTTATTGGCTTGATGCTCTGGCTCAACAAGGGTTATCGGCTAAGTACATAGTTGAAATGGCCAAGATTACGAATAACAAGCCATTACAGTTTGAGTATGAAAAAAAATATCATGAAATTAAACAACTTATTAATAACCATTACTGGGATGAAGAAGAAGGGTTTTATTTTGATATTAATAAGAAAACAGGTGAAAAAGACAAGGTCTGGACGCCAGCATCATACTGGGTAATGTTAGCTGAAATGTGCACACCAGAGCAAGCGACTAGAATGCTTAAGCATGTAATGGATCCTCAAAAGTTTGGCGGAAAATTTCCATGGGTAACTCTGTCTAGAGATGATAAAGATTATGATTCAAAAGGTCAGTATTGGCGAGGAGGAATATGGCTTCCTACAGCATATATGGGGACTAAGGCACTAGAGAAATATGGTTTTTTAGAAGAAGCAAATGAACTTGCAACTAACTTAGTTAATCATATAAAAAACACCTACATAGATTTTTCCCCTCACACGATATGGGAAGCCTATAGTCCTTCAAAACATCTTCCTTCAACAGGAAAATCGAAATATGATGGTGTGAACAAAAAATATGGTGGAAACTTCGCAAGACCTCATTTTTGTGGTTGGTCTGCACTAGGCCCAATTTCTATGTTGATAGAAAATGTCATAGGTTTTTACAGTATTGATGCAAGTAATAGCACTGTCACATGGCGTTTGAGCCAGAAGAGTAGGCATGGTATTAAGAACTTGATATTTGGTAATATCAATACTGATATCATCTACGAAGACGGAAAAGTGTTCGTAAAAAGTAATAAACCATACACATTAAAAATCAATGGCAGCGACTATAATATTATTGCTAAAGAACATACATTTATTGTTTCTTAA
- a CDS encoding solute:sodium symporter family transporter, with translation MDTLQLMIFLGITGLVALITYFKCRGSVHTGNTNREYFLAGKGLSWIFIAGSLTLTNISTDTLVGLNGAQTSLVALWELTAVVGMLVLAKVLLPIYYRYKCTTTTELLEKRYNNPNIRTTISLMFLLGNLFIYLPILLFTGSLFMTSLFDIQVPQYLIAVIIAVVGGSYAIFGGLRAVAVSDTFNGIGLLIMGLLVTYLSLAAINFDFSGIPADKLTLIGSNDSDIPWHTLLTGMFFIQIFYWGTNQNITQRALAGKSLKEAQKGVYATAIIRLLIVPPVVVIPGIVAFKLFGDIGDLSYGTIVREVLPTWLSGAFAAVMLGTILSTYNSILNASAALYVCDLHEKHINPNVNVRRISVIISILMVLISLVVLPMYMNAQGIMALMQQLNGLLSMPILSAFITGLLFRNIDGRSIVIAVLFGIGLYALFTWVWTPLHYIHLMFITLCLSVTFALTINKMLFNQKAEFIGLSLLNKEKTETAGES, from the coding sequence ATGGACACCTTGCAATTAATGATCTTTTTAGGGATCACTGGACTGGTTGCCCTCATCACTTATTTTAAGTGTCGCGGTTCAGTTCACACTGGTAACACCAATAGAGAATATTTTCTCGCAGGTAAAGGTCTAAGTTGGATTTTTATCGCAGGTTCATTAACTCTGACAAATATCAGCACAGATACACTCGTTGGCTTGAATGGTGCTCAAACTTCCCTCGTCGCACTTTGGGAATTAACAGCTGTAGTAGGTATGCTGGTTTTAGCAAAAGTACTGTTACCTATTTACTATCGATATAAATGTACAACAACCACTGAGCTGCTAGAAAAACGCTATAACAACCCAAACATCCGTACTACGATTTCACTGATGTTCTTGTTAGGTAATCTCTTTATTTACCTCCCTATCCTTCTATTCACTGGCTCTTTGTTTATGACGAGCTTGTTCGATATACAAGTTCCGCAATATTTGATTGCAGTGATCATTGCCGTAGTTGGCGGCTCGTATGCTATTTTTGGTGGTCTGAGAGCTGTTGCAGTTTCCGATACTTTTAATGGTATCGGGTTATTGATAATGGGGCTTCTAGTTACTTATCTTTCTTTAGCCGCAATTAACTTTGATTTCAGTGGCATACCAGCAGATAAATTAACTCTAATTGGCAGTAATGATTCTGATATTCCTTGGCATACGCTACTCACTGGTATGTTTTTCATTCAAATCTTTTACTGGGGTACCAACCAAAATATCACTCAACGTGCTCTTGCTGGTAAGTCACTTAAAGAGGCTCAAAAAGGGGTTTACGCCACGGCTATTATCCGTTTACTAATAGTCCCACCAGTCGTTGTTATTCCGGGTATCGTTGCGTTCAAACTCTTTGGCGATATTGGTGACTTATCTTACGGAACCATTGTACGAGAAGTGCTTCCAACATGGCTTTCTGGGGCGTTTGCTGCCGTAATGCTCGGAACCATTCTGAGTACATATAATAGTATCCTTAATGCTTCAGCTGCACTTTATGTTTGTGATTTGCATGAAAAACACATTAACCCGAATGTAAATGTCCGTAGAATTAGCGTCATCATATCGATTCTCATGGTGTTGATTTCATTAGTTGTTTTACCTATGTACATGAATGCACAAGGGATCATGGCTTTAATGCAACAGCTAAATGGGCTATTATCTATGCCAATTTTGTCAGCATTTATAACTGGCTTATTATTTAGGAATATCGATGGTCGCTCTATTGTCATTGCTGTCTTATTTGGCATTGGCTTATACGCACTCTTCACGTGGGTCTGGACACCATTACATTATATCCACCTGATGTTTATTACTTTATGTTTGAGTGTCACGTTTGCTCTTACGATAAACAAAATGCTATTTAATCAAAAAGCTGAATTCATTGGTTTGTCTTTGCTGAATAAAGAAAAAACTGAAACTGCTGGTGAATCATAA
- the iolG gene encoding inositol 2-dehydrogenase — protein MFNLCLFGAGRIGTIHANCAAQNPDVQIKYVVDVFPQAADKVAKQLGATVVDVESALADPEIHAVIIASSTDTHADLIERSALAGKHIFCEKPVDLTVERVETCIRTVKENNVHCAIGFNRRFDPMFAELQQAVRNGQIGSTEIIQITSRDPSPPPAEYIKVSGGLFKDMMIHDFDMARWLLDEEPVEVFANGSCLVDATIGEAGDIDTALVTLKTASGKLCQISNSRRAVYGYDQRIEAFGSDGMLQVNNKLENGLVATGSQGTTTAKPQHFFLERYADAYRLELNNFIEVLRGNAKPLADEKDGLNALLLAEAALESFKTKKAVAVNLKG, from the coding sequence ATGTTTAATCTCTGTCTATTTGGTGCTGGTCGAATTGGTACTATCCACGCCAACTGCGCAGCTCAAAACCCTGATGTTCAAATCAAGTATGTAGTCGATGTATTTCCTCAAGCTGCTGACAAAGTTGCGAAACAATTAGGCGCTACAGTTGTTGATGTAGAGAGCGCATTAGCTGATCCTGAAATTCACGCTGTAATTATTGCAAGCTCTACCGATACTCACGCTGATTTAATTGAGCGAAGTGCGCTGGCAGGAAAACACATTTTCTGTGAAAAGCCTGTTGACCTTACGGTCGAGCGAGTTGAAACTTGCATACGAACCGTAAAAGAAAACAACGTACATTGTGCTATCGGCTTTAACCGCCGTTTTGATCCAATGTTTGCTGAATTACAACAAGCGGTTCGTAACGGACAAATTGGTTCGACAGAAATTATTCAAATCACCAGTCGTGATCCTTCTCCTCCACCAGCTGAATACATTAAAGTTTCGGGTGGCCTATTTAAAGATATGATGATCCATGACTTTGATATGGCACGTTGGCTGTTAGACGAAGAACCTGTTGAAGTATTTGCTAACGGAAGCTGTCTTGTTGATGCCACAATTGGTGAAGCGGGTGATATTGACACCGCTCTAGTTACCCTTAAAACAGCCAGTGGTAAGCTTTGCCAAATCAGTAATAGCCGTCGTGCCGTTTACGGTTATGACCAGCGAATTGAAGCTTTCGGATCTGATGGCATGTTACAAGTAAACAACAAGCTTGAAAACGGCTTAGTTGCTACAGGTAGCCAAGGCACAACAACAGCCAAACCTCAGCACTTTTTCCTAGAACGCTATGCCGATGCTTATCGCCTAGAACTCAACAACTTTATTGAAGTATTACGTGGCAATGCCAAACCGCTTGCGGATGAAAAAGACGGCCTCAATGCTCTATTACTCGCAGAAGCGGCATTAGAGTCATTTAAAACTAAAAAAGCCGTTGCTGTTAATTTAAAAGGTTAA
- a CDS encoding IS110 family transposase, which translates to MALAKEKLFCVENCKVISCYEAGRDGFWIHRALIKDGIENHVIDSASIEVSRKQKKVKTDRVDVIALLRLLMRYHSGEQEALNIINVPNVEAEDKRRINRERERLVKERGSHSARIKSLLCLHGISVENISKLKGKVNQLKTAVLNKPLPTDLVTEIERELDRHEIVDKQIKTIEKLQKQRVLDDCDDASQKINQLMQLKGVGWQSSWVLVTEFFHWREFKNAKQVGACAGMTPTPYDSGDSQREQGICKSGNRRIRKIMVELSWFWLRYQPKSELSLWFEQRFAHGSKRMRRIGIVAMARKLLIKLWKYLEHGEVPSGATMSL; encoded by the coding sequence ATAGCCTTAGCAAAAGAAAAGCTATTCTGCGTTGAAAACTGCAAAGTCATTAGCTGTTACGAAGCAGGTAGAGACGGATTCTGGATACACAGAGCGTTAATTAAAGACGGCATCGAAAATCATGTGATTGACTCAGCCAGTATTGAAGTCAGCCGAAAACAGAAGAAAGTCAAAACCGATAGAGTTGATGTGATTGCTTTGCTCCGTTTACTGATGCGTTATCACTCTGGAGAGCAAGAAGCTTTAAATATCATCAATGTTCCAAATGTAGAAGCTGAAGATAAGCGACGAATTAACCGAGAGCGAGAACGATTAGTAAAAGAGCGTGGCAGTCACAGCGCACGAATTAAGTCACTTCTGTGTTTGCATGGTATCAGCGTGGAAAATATCTCTAAACTAAAAGGGAAAGTTAATCAACTTAAGACGGCGGTTCTCAATAAGCCTTTACCGACAGATTTAGTGACGGAAATAGAGCGAGAACTTGATAGGCATGAAATTGTCGACAAGCAAATTAAAACAATTGAGAAATTACAAAAACAACGTGTTCTTGATGACTGTGATGACGCATCGCAAAAAATTAATCAGCTCATGCAGCTTAAAGGCGTAGGCTGGCAATCGAGCTGGGTATTAGTAACAGAGTTTTTCCATTGGCGAGAATTTAAAAACGCTAAACAAGTGGGAGCTTGTGCAGGAATGACACCAACGCCTTACGATAGTGGTGACAGTCAAAGAGAGCAAGGCATTTGCAAGTCAGGTAATCGACGAATACGAAAGATTATGGTTGAACTCAGTTGGTTTTGGTTACGGTATCAACCTAAATCAGAATTGAGTTTATGGTTCGAACAGCGTTTCGCTCATGGCAGTAAACGAATGAGACGCATCGGCATTGTTGCTATGGCACGTAAACTTCTTATCAAACTGTGGAAGTATTTAGAGCATGGAGAAGTGCCATCAGGTGCAACGATGTCACTTTAA
- a CDS encoding TonB-dependent receptor, with protein sequence MSMKPFKKTIVASSVSMMLGLTAPAFAAEENQTNADSDVERIQVSGYRSSIIKGQQLKRDAVGSQDSIVASDIADFPNVNLAESLQRIPGVTISRDNGEGRQIALRGLGADFTRTQLNGMEALATNASILDSRGAVSRTRSFDYNIFASELFNQVDVYKSFEAKQDEGGIAGTVNLRTPKPFDYDGFKGAVSAKASYNGASEEANPRLAMLLSNTWDTFGATVSLAHSKADSVEFGHRNWQWEGFKASGFGPNIAESDKARLSDGSLAYPVANTISSVSNTQERTGITTALQWRPSDDVSFTADIIYGRLTSDAREYNAATRGGRTIDDFEVQGNSIVYGKYLDADIRNESKLYQSTTDFNQFVLEADVQFNDDFKMTATAGYSKSEFDAPVHDKIYTIAEDHTFSFDYRDNKAGNNVYDFDIADPSEYKLHRADTREDFISNEFATLKADFTYYLNDISSFDFGVQYKSYESFGYERRQTLRNLENSGIAFTVAPFNSASTQSFAVGNVQETMPNVVAAGLNARNTDRLFTRDLTEADNIEGSQYSVEEETLALYGQYSIEVENIRANFGIRYVTTDVTSSGDALIREEGKDNRFEPISIDNDYAEWLPSFNFAMDLTDDVVFRFSANRNLSRPSLSDLRASTNIGFAGGTIDRGNPNLKPFIADSFEAGLEYYFGEVNYLALTLYSKDMASFIVTESNSIPYTDTGLPLNLLPPGDEGRDFIISQPVNGNGASITGVELAAQYEFEDGLGVIANLTYADSEAEHNINGEKASANLLGLSKVSYNLTAYYETDNWGARISQAYRDEYLETVAGRLSDFAGVESTTFVDASVFYNLTENLKISLEGINLTNQKLYQFEDLTDHRSRTVYESGRTFLLGANYKF encoded by the coding sequence ATGAGCATGAAGCCATTTAAAAAAACAATTGTAGCAAGTTCAGTATCAATGATGCTTGGCTTGACAGCACCAGCGTTTGCAGCAGAAGAAAATCAAACGAATGCAGACTCTGATGTTGAGCGTATACAAGTCAGCGGTTATCGTTCGAGTATTATAAAAGGCCAACAGTTAAAGCGTGATGCTGTTGGTTCACAAGATAGTATTGTAGCTTCAGATATCGCTGACTTTCCAAACGTAAACCTTGCCGAATCGTTGCAACGTATCCCCGGTGTAACCATTTCTCGTGATAATGGTGAAGGTCGTCAAATTGCATTACGCGGCCTAGGTGCAGACTTTACACGTACACAATTAAACGGGATGGAAGCTCTTGCGACTAATGCATCGATATTAGATTCTAGAGGTGCTGTAAGCCGTACACGTAGCTTTGATTATAATATTTTTGCATCAGAATTATTCAATCAAGTTGATGTATATAAGTCATTTGAAGCAAAACAAGATGAAGGCGGGATTGCAGGTACAGTAAACTTAAGAACTCCAAAACCTTTTGACTATGATGGATTTAAAGGCGCTGTATCAGCTAAAGCAAGTTATAATGGTGCATCAGAAGAAGCAAATCCACGTTTAGCTATGCTGCTTTCAAATACTTGGGACACGTTTGGGGCAACAGTATCACTGGCTCATTCAAAAGCTGATTCAGTAGAGTTTGGTCACCGCAACTGGCAATGGGAAGGATTCAAAGCTTCAGGGTTTGGCCCCAACATTGCTGAATCTGACAAAGCACGACTCAGTGACGGCTCCCTGGCTTATCCTGTAGCTAATACAATCAGTTCAGTATCTAACACTCAAGAAAGAACAGGTATTACAACGGCTTTACAATGGCGTCCTAGCGATGATGTGTCTTTCACCGCTGATATCATTTATGGAAGATTAACCAGTGATGCGCGTGAATATAATGCAGCAACTCGAGGTGGTAGAACAATAGATGACTTTGAAGTTCAAGGTAACAGTATTGTCTATGGTAAGTATCTAGATGCAGACATTCGTAACGAATCTAAGCTTTACCAGTCAACAACTGATTTTAATCAATTCGTATTGGAAGCAGATGTTCAATTCAATGATGACTTCAAAATGACAGCTACAGCCGGTTATTCAAAGTCTGAATTTGATGCGCCAGTGCACGATAAAATCTACACAATTGCGGAAGATCATACTTTCAGTTTTGATTATAGAGATAACAAAGCTGGAAATAATGTTTATGATTTCGATATAGCGGATCCTTCTGAATATAAGTTGCATCGTGCAGATACTCGTGAAGATTTTATTAGTAATGAGTTTGCAACGTTAAAAGCTGACTTTACTTACTACTTAAATGATATAAGTTCATTTGATTTTGGTGTTCAATATAAAAGCTATGAATCATTTGGTTATGAACGTCGCCAAACACTTAGAAACTTAGAAAACTCTGGAATCGCCTTTACTGTTGCTCCTTTTAACTCAGCTTCTACTCAATCCTTCGCAGTGGGTAACGTACAAGAGACGATGCCGAATGTAGTGGCTGCAGGTCTCAATGCGAGAAATACTGATCGATTATTTACTCGGGATTTAACAGAAGCTGATAATATTGAAGGAAGTCAGTATAGCGTCGAAGAAGAAACACTTGCTTTATATGGCCAATATTCAATTGAAGTCGAAAACATCCGAGCAAATTTTGGCATTCGCTACGTAACTACAGACGTGACAAGTAGTGGTGATGCGCTGATACGCGAGGAAGGTAAGGATAATCGTTTTGAGCCTATTTCAATTGATAATGATTATGCTGAGTGGTTACCATCATTCAATTTTGCAATGGACTTAACCGATGATGTTGTTTTCAGGTTTAGTGCTAATAGAAACTTAAGTCGCCCAAGTCTAAGTGATTTAAGAGCTTCAACTAATATTGGCTTTGCGGGTGGAACCATTGATAGAGGTAATCCAAATCTTAAGCCATTTATTGCAGATTCTTTTGAAGCTGGTCTCGAATATTACTTTGGGGAAGTCAATTACCTAGCTTTAACTCTATATTCTAAGGATATGGCATCATTCATCGTAACAGAGTCAAACAGTATTCCATATACTGATACGGGCTTACCACTAAACTTATTACCACCTGGAGATGAAGGTCGAGATTTCATTATTTCACAACCAGTTAATGGAAACGGTGCTTCAATCACTGGAGTCGAATTAGCTGCTCAATATGAATTTGAAGATGGCTTAGGAGTGATTGCAAACTTAACATATGCCGATTCAGAAGCTGAACACAATATTAATGGTGAAAAAGCCTCAGCGAATCTATTAGGACTTTCTAAAGTGTCGTATAACTTAACGGCTTATTATGAAACAGACAATTGGGGAGCTCGTATTTCACAAGCTTACAGGGATGAATACCTCGAAACTGTAGCTGGTCGTTTAAGTGATTTTGCGGGTGTTGAAAGCACAACCTTTGTAGATGCTAGTGTTTTCTACAATCTAACAGAAAACCTTAAGATTTCTTTAGAAGGTATTAACTTAACAAATCAAAAGTTATATCAATTTGAAGATCTTACCGATCATAGATCAAGAACTGTGTATGAAAGTGGTCGCACATTCTTATTAGGTGCTAATTACAAGTTCTAA
- a CDS encoding MurR/RpiR family transcriptional regulator yields the protein MSDNAIKAYETLNAKIAEQYPNLSNRLRDIASFALEHPTAMALETVASIAKEAGVPPSALIRFAKAFNYSGFSEMQRVFQSYVTSQTASYKERISQDMVNMEASEGDTPSALLQQYCRENIISLQHLQQGISADNLNSAVQLIKSADHIYLSGQRRSLPISTYLTYALSHAGCKVHLLDGMGGLLKEQCSAITEKDLLIVTSFHPYSSEALEVIQHVSSSKTPYIAISDNGFSPVARSATVAFTVHDAEVHTFRSLSATMLLAQTLATSLVFLDK from the coding sequence ATGTCAGATAATGCTATTAAAGCTTATGAAACGCTGAATGCAAAAATCGCTGAGCAGTATCCTAATTTAAGTAATCGCTTGAGGGATATTGCAAGTTTCGCATTAGAGCATCCAACAGCTATGGCATTGGAAACAGTAGCTAGTATTGCGAAGGAAGCTGGTGTGCCTCCTTCTGCATTAATCCGTTTCGCTAAAGCCTTTAATTATTCCGGTTTTAGCGAAATGCAGCGTGTTTTTCAATCCTATGTCACTTCACAAACGGCCAGCTATAAAGAACGTATCAGCCAGGATATGGTGAATATGGAAGCTTCAGAGGGTGATACACCATCGGCTTTACTTCAACAATATTGCCGTGAAAACATCATATCCCTGCAGCATCTACAACAAGGTATTTCTGCTGATAATTTAAATAGTGCAGTGCAACTCATTAAATCTGCTGATCATATCTATTTAAGTGGCCAACGCCGCTCACTTCCAATATCAACCTATTTAACTTACGCCTTAAGTCATGCAGGTTGTAAAGTGCATTTGTTGGATGGAATGGGAGGATTATTAAAAGAGCAATGCTCAGCTATAACTGAAAAAGATTTGTTGATTGTAACCAGTTTTCACCCCTACTCTTCTGAGGCACTTGAAGTCATTCAGCATGTATCGAGCAGCAAAACGCCGTACATTGCAATTTCTGATAACGGCTTTAGCCCTGTTGCACGAAGCGCAACCGTCGCCTTTACTGTTCATGACGCTGAAGTTCATACATTTCGATCATTATCTGCCACTATGTTGCTTGCACAAACCCTTGCGACCAGCTTGGTTTTCTTAGATAAATAA
- a CDS encoding alpha-amylase family glycosyl hydrolase: MNDLDWWRGAIIYQIYPRSFKDSTGNGVGDLKGVIEKVPYIANLGVDAIWLSPFFTSPMKDFGYDVSDYKNVDPTFGTLQDFQQLITEAHKSGIKVIIDQVLSHTSEQHAWFEESKQCKSNAKADWYVWADPKTDGTAPNNWLSFFGGSAWTYDTKRGQYYLHNFLSSQPDLNYHNPQVQNAVLDVLRFWLELGVDGFRLDTVNMYFCDKLLRNNPPKDPNVPIQGMNSSNPRAYQSQIYNVNRPQNAEFLNRIRSLMNEYDARTTLGEIGSVQDTIGMMANYTRGTNKLHMCYTADLLAEQKSASFVQQVVSNIDSNIGDGWPCWSLGNHDAVRFATRWGTGVKDKQAFNKAMLSMVVSLKGSICIYQGEELGLEEANVPFEKLVDPFGIAFWPDYKGRDGCRTPMVWDNSESAGFSTTDDTWLPIAPEHKSNAANTQLVDANSVLNYFKEFLSIRKQHPALIKGDIEFLRTASDVLSFKRILDDDVCFVFINMSEQEKELELEELSTLKRSFGTVNIKNNKLTLKPWQVLIAKSK; the protein is encoded by the coding sequence ATGAATGATCTTGATTGGTGGCGTGGCGCAATTATTTACCAGATCTACCCTAGAAGCTTCAAAGACTCTACAGGCAATGGTGTCGGTGACTTGAAAGGTGTCATTGAAAAGGTGCCATATATTGCAAACTTAGGTGTTGATGCTATTTGGCTATCGCCATTTTTTACTTCTCCAATGAAAGATTTTGGTTATGACGTATCTGACTATAAAAATGTAGATCCTACGTTTGGTACATTGCAAGATTTTCAACAACTGATCACAGAAGCGCACAAATCCGGAATAAAAGTCATTATTGATCAAGTACTCAGTCACACATCAGAACAACATGCTTGGTTTGAAGAAAGTAAACAGTGTAAAAGCAACGCAAAAGCTGATTGGTATGTATGGGCAGATCCTAAAACTGATGGCACCGCTCCAAACAACTGGTTGTCATTTTTTGGCGGTAGTGCATGGACTTATGATACCAAGCGCGGCCAATACTACTTGCATAATTTCTTATCGAGCCAACCTGATCTCAACTACCATAACCCACAAGTTCAAAATGCAGTCTTAGACGTTTTACGTTTTTGGTTAGAGCTTGGTGTAGATGGTTTTAGGCTGGATACAGTAAATATGTACTTTTGCGATAAACTCCTTCGCAACAACCCGCCTAAAGATCCCAATGTACCAATTCAAGGTATGAATAGCTCGAATCCAAGAGCTTATCAATCGCAAATATACAACGTAAATCGTCCACAAAATGCTGAATTCCTTAACCGTATTCGTAGCTTAATGAACGAATATGATGCAAGAACAACACTTGGTGAAATCGGTAGTGTTCAAGATACCATCGGCATGATGGCTAATTACACTCGTGGTACAAATAAACTTCATATGTGCTATACCGCTGATTTACTCGCAGAACAAAAGTCCGCCAGTTTTGTACAACAAGTCGTTTCAAATATAGATTCTAATATTGGTGATGGTTGGCCATGCTGGTCTCTTGGCAATCATGATGCAGTCCGTTTTGCGACTCGTTGGGGTACGGGCGTTAAAGATAAGCAAGCTTTCAATAAAGCCATGTTGTCAATGGTCGTTTCATTAAAAGGCAGTATTTGTATTTATCAAGGTGAAGAGCTTGGCCTAGAAGAAGCTAACGTCCCATTTGAAAAGCTGGTCGATCCATTTGGAATAGCATTTTGGCCAGACTATAAAGGCCGTGATGGATGCCGTACTCCTATGGTCTGGGATAACTCAGAATCTGCGGGTTTTTCAACAACAGACGATACTTGGTTGCCGATTGCTCCAGAACACAAATCAAATGCTGCAAACACTCAATTAGTTGATGCTAATTCAGTCCTTAACTATTTTAAAGAGTTCTTATCTATCCGTAAGCAACACCCTGCTTTGATAAAAGGTGATATTGAGTTCCTTAGAACCGCTAGCGATGTTTTATCGTTTAAACGTATCTTGGATGATGATGTGTGTTTTGTTTTCATCAACATGAGCGAACAAGAAAAGGAGTTAGAGCTAGAAGAGCTTTCAACACTAAAGAGGTCATTTGGCACTGTAAATATTAAAAACAACAAGTTAACTCTTAAACCTTGGCAAGTTTTAATCGCCAAGAGTAAATAA